The Sphingobacterium bambusae genome includes a window with the following:
- the hemH gene encoding ferrochelatase, with translation MSKSATKGVLLVQLGTPDAPTTPDVRRYLTEFLMDPRVIDIPIVGRTLLVKGLIVPRRAPKSAATYRTIWDEKTGSPLMYYSELQRDLLQQELGDEYHVELAMRYQNPSIAHALKNMESMMLESIRVIPLFPQYASATSGSVIDRVMEVMRTWQYFPQVSFVSNYCDDEEMCETYADHAKRHDIDYYDHILFSYHGLPVRQLGKVDPSGELSCPDRGCDSCRVEKKSYCYLSQCYATTRMIASKLGLSEDRYTLCFQSRLGKTPWIQPYTSDTLHQLAEKGVKKLLVFSPAFVADCIETLDEIQVEYANEFKELGGEEVAMVESLNDDPKWIGVLKRLAQG, from the coding sequence ATGAGTAAGAGCGCGACGAAGGGGGTTCTTTTAGTGCAACTTGGCACGCCCGACGCCCCCACCACGCCCGATGTGCGTAGATATTTGACAGAATTTTTGATGGATCCGCGGGTAATCGATATTCCTATCGTTGGCCGAACCTTATTGGTAAAAGGTCTTATTGTTCCCCGCCGAGCACCGAAATCTGCAGCTACCTACCGCACGATATGGGATGAAAAAACGGGCTCGCCTTTGATGTACTATAGCGAGCTACAACGCGATTTGCTGCAACAGGAATTGGGCGATGAATACCATGTGGAGCTCGCTATGCGCTATCAAAATCCTTCCATTGCTCATGCCCTGAAAAATATGGAATCCATGATGCTGGAGTCTATCCGCGTAATTCCACTTTTTCCGCAATATGCCTCGGCTACTAGCGGATCGGTGATTGACAGGGTGATGGAGGTGATGCGTACTTGGCAGTATTTTCCGCAGGTATCCTTCGTGAGCAACTACTGCGACGACGAGGAGATGTGTGAAACCTATGCGGACCATGCTAAGCGCCACGATATAGATTATTATGATCATATCCTGTTCAGCTACCACGGTTTGCCTGTTAGGCAACTGGGAAAGGTTGATCCTTCTGGCGAGCTGAGCTGTCCCGATAGGGGATGTGACAGCTGCCGCGTGGAAAAGAAAAGCTACTGTTACCTCTCGCAATGTTATGCGACCACACGTATGATTGCTTCCAAACTGGGGCTTTCTGAAGATCGCTACACCCTATGCTTCCAATCTCGATTGGGCAAGACACCTTGGATACAGCCTTATACCTCGGATACCTTGCATCAATTGGCAGAAAAAGGCGTGAAGAAACTCTTGGTGTTCAGTCCGGCTTTTGTGGCCGATTGTATTGAAACCTTGGATGAGATCCAAGTGGAATACGCGAATGAATTTAAAGAACTGGGCGGAGAAGAGGTGGCCATGGTGGAAAGCCTCAATGACGACCCAAAATGGATAGGCGTCCTCAAACGTCTTGCACAAGGTTAA
- a CDS encoding peroxiredoxin family protein: MEGIKHLDQAAERQYDKDFILANTDNYYALFAMKGFVSSAQVDWDYIKSTLPKFEANFQHSYIYQDIASRLQVAEKTALGMKFPDFQLPNEQGDLVRLSAIQNGKYILIDFWASWCGPCRKENPNLLKTYARFKDKGFDIVAISVDMRKKDWLKAIEEDNLPWTQLSDLKGWDDGFAKSLYIHAVPDSFLLAPDGTIIARGARAGLLEELLEKYLF; encoded by the coding sequence TTGGAAGGCATAAAACATCTGGATCAAGCTGCTGAACGGCAATACGACAAAGATTTTATATTGGCCAACACCGACAATTACTATGCTCTATTCGCCATGAAGGGATTTGTTTCCTCTGCGCAGGTCGATTGGGATTATATCAAAAGTACCCTCCCAAAATTCGAAGCTAATTTCCAGCACAGCTATATCTATCAGGACATCGCGAGCAGGTTGCAGGTAGCGGAAAAAACAGCGCTTGGTATGAAATTCCCCGATTTCCAATTGCCCAATGAGCAAGGCGATCTGGTCAGATTATCTGCCATTCAAAACGGGAAATACATACTGATTGATTTTTGGGCAAGTTGGTGCGGGCCATGTCGGAAAGAAAACCCCAATCTACTAAAAACCTATGCACGCTTTAAGGATAAAGGTTTTGACATTGTAGCCATCTCGGTAGACATGCGTAAAAAAGATTGGCTCAAAGCCATTGAAGAAGATAACTTGCCCTGGACGCAACTATCAGACTTGAAGGGCTGGGATGATGGCTTTGCCAAATCACTCTACATACATGCTGTCCCGGATAGCTTTCTCCTAGCCCCCGACGGCACGATCATCGCTCGCGGAGCCAGAGCCGGACTATTAGAGGAACTTTTGGAAAAATATTTGTTTTAA
- a CDS encoding trans-sulfuration enzyme family protein, which translates to MKKLETMLIHQGNQYNTTKAVASPIFQTSTYLADTDLSAYIEAATATKHPEFYHRHGNPTNSQVAEIIAKLEQTEDALVLATGMAAISTAILAVVKAGDHIVAQHAHYSGTTLFLKEFLSDYGVEVTHIDQTDNQAFESAIRPNTKLIYVETPSNPNLDITDLTFVAALGKKHGITTMADNTFASPINQRPAAYGIDVVLHSATKYLGGHSDLTAGVVCGSQEYIERVWRRSLVLGASLSPFDSWLLLRGLKTLALRVRQINENALALAKWLEQSTLIKKVRYVGLPNHPQYALARKQMQGFTGMLCIEVEGQNEEQEYQRAQIILSKLQVFINAASLGGVESLIVHPASMWGSHHSSTQKQTSGITRGMLRISVGIEHIDDLIADFQQAFEHIQK; encoded by the coding sequence ATGAAGAAGTTAGAAACCATGCTTATCCATCAGGGCAATCAATATAATACAACCAAAGCGGTTGCCTCGCCTATATTCCAAACGTCCACCTACCTTGCCGATACAGATCTTTCAGCCTACATAGAGGCGGCTACAGCGACCAAGCATCCCGAATTTTACCATCGGCATGGAAACCCGACAAACAGCCAAGTAGCGGAAATCATAGCCAAGCTAGAGCAAACCGAAGATGCGCTGGTACTAGCTACCGGCATGGCTGCCATAAGCACCGCTATACTTGCTGTGGTGAAAGCCGGCGATCACATCGTCGCACAACATGCACACTATTCTGGGACTACACTGTTCTTAAAAGAATTCCTAAGCGATTATGGCGTAGAGGTGACCCATATCGACCAAACCGACAATCAAGCTTTTGAAAGCGCGATACGCCCCAATACAAAGCTTATCTATGTTGAAACGCCATCAAATCCAAATTTAGACATCACTGATCTCACCTTCGTGGCCGCCCTCGGCAAGAAACATGGCATCACTACCATGGCAGATAATACCTTTGCTTCCCCCATCAATCAACGGCCTGCGGCATACGGCATCGATGTGGTGTTGCATAGTGCCACCAAGTATCTTGGTGGGCACAGCGATCTCACGGCAGGTGTTGTTTGTGGTTCTCAGGAGTATATCGAGCGTGTTTGGCGTCGTTCACTAGTGTTAGGCGCTTCGCTTAGCCCTTTTGATTCCTGGTTATTATTGCGTGGACTCAAAACACTGGCGTTGCGCGTTCGGCAGATCAACGAAAATGCGCTGGCCTTAGCAAAATGGTTGGAACAAAGCACACTTATCAAGAAAGTACGCTATGTGGGATTACCAAACCATCCGCAATATGCCTTAGCTCGCAAACAGATGCAGGGCTTTACGGGCATGCTTTGTATAGAAGTTGAGGGGCAAAATGAGGAACAAGAATATCAACGCGCGCAGATTATATTGAGCAAGCTGCAAGTCTTCATCAATGCAGCTAGTTTAGGTGGTGTAGAATCGTTGATCGTGCACCCCGCCAGCATGTGGGGCAGTCATCATTCCTCAACACAAAAGCAAACCTCCGGCATCACCCGCGGCATGTTGCGAATATCCGTGGGCATAGAGCATATCGATGATCTTATCGCCGACTTCCAGCAGGCATTCGAACATATTCAGAAATAA
- a CDS encoding metallophosphoesterase → MLIFNAILLLCFDFYIFFALRATKIKLVKKKWFSIIWWAYSVGLLLGLLISTSFDLPLSIRSVVLVAFFMTAVCKFIFILILLIDDLRRGGLWIARLFVPAKSNTEEVPVAKSSEETLPDAPRNGITRSEFLTKSGLIVASLPIIPLSWGIISGGYDYRVRRQKLYLPDLPASFHGLRIGQISDVHSGSFYNKKAVLGGVEMLLGEKPDAIFFTGDLVNNVAPEMRDYQDIFAKVKADLGVFSVLGNHDYGDYYYGKEDSPAKRKNLQDLIDTHKVMGWDLLMDEHRMLTMGGDQLAIVGVQNWGAGLRFPKKGDLKKALLGTEESAVKLLLSHDPSHWRAQVLDTDVDVMFAGHTHGMQFGVRGEHFQWSPVKYIYKEWAGLYEEQKQQLYVNVGYGFLGYPGRVGILPEITIFELIKGNKPLIS, encoded by the coding sequence ATGCTGATATTTAATGCGATATTACTGCTATGCTTTGATTTCTATATTTTCTTTGCGCTACGCGCGACGAAAATTAAGCTGGTCAAGAAGAAGTGGTTCTCTATTATATGGTGGGCCTATTCTGTTGGCTTGCTTTTAGGTCTGTTGATCTCCACAAGTTTTGATCTTCCGCTTTCTATACGTTCTGTGGTACTTGTCGCATTTTTTATGACCGCGGTATGTAAGTTTATCTTCATTCTTATTTTGCTGATCGATGACTTGCGCCGCGGCGGATTATGGATAGCTCGGCTTTTTGTTCCTGCAAAAAGCAACACCGAAGAGGTGCCCGTAGCTAAATCCTCAGAAGAAACATTGCCGGATGCACCGCGTAATGGCATCACGCGATCGGAATTTTTAACCAAGTCAGGCCTTATCGTGGCCTCGCTGCCAATCATTCCGCTATCTTGGGGGATTATTTCTGGAGGATATGACTATCGTGTTCGCCGGCAGAAGCTTTATCTCCCAGACTTGCCAGCGTCTTTTCATGGGCTACGGATTGGACAGATTTCTGATGTGCACTCTGGATCGTTCTACAATAAGAAAGCGGTATTGGGTGGCGTAGAAATGCTGTTGGGTGAAAAGCCAGATGCCATATTTTTTACCGGTGATTTGGTGAATAATGTGGCGCCTGAAATGCGCGACTACCAGGATATCTTTGCTAAAGTGAAGGCTGATTTGGGTGTTTTCTCCGTTTTGGGAAACCATGATTATGGAGATTATTACTACGGTAAGGAAGATTCACCGGCCAAACGCAAGAACCTACAAGACCTGATTGATACCCATAAAGTTATGGGATGGGATCTGCTGATGGATGAACACCGGATGTTGACCATGGGCGGCGATCAATTAGCGATTGTGGGCGTGCAAAATTGGGGTGCAGGACTTCGCTTCCCCAAGAAGGGCGATCTCAAGAAAGCTTTGCTGGGCACGGAGGAATCTGCCGTGAAATTGTTGTTGTCGCATGATCCATCGCATTGGCGTGCGCAGGTGTTGGATACCGATGTTGACGTGATGTTTGCCGGACACACCCACGGGATGCAATTCGGTGTACGCGGGGAGCATTTCCAGTGGAGCCCTGTCAAATATATCTATAAGGAGTGGGCGGGTTTGTATGAAGAACAAAAGCAGCAGCTTTATGTCAATGTAGGTTATGGATTTTTAGGTTATCCCGGTCGGGTGGGCATTCTGCCCGAGATCACGATATTTGAGCTGATCAAGGGGAATAAGCCACTTATATCTTAA
- a CDS encoding DUF4369 domain-containing protein, with translation MNKFFILYISVVCLSVIHASAQSRKPFTFQGKIDSTENALYYFQYKDRDSSIVDSIYLGKDGSFTISGQLSEPSRLFIAIKDKYDPRIVGPFSVYETWLEPGKDIRFHGFKLEERC, from the coding sequence ATGAACAAATTCTTTATTCTCTACATTAGCGTTGTATGCTTATCCGTTATTCACGCTTCGGCCCAGAGCCGCAAGCCCTTCACCTTTCAGGGTAAAATAGACAGCACCGAAAATGCGCTGTATTATTTCCAATATAAAGATCGGGACTCCAGTATCGTGGATAGCATCTATTTAGGCAAAGATGGCAGCTTCACGATCAGCGGTCAACTGAGCGAACCTAGTCGTCTGTTTATTGCAATCAAAGACAAGTATGATCCGCGTATCGTAGGGCCTTTTTCGGTCTATGAAACGTGGTTAGAGCCAGGAAAAGATATCCGGTTTCACGGTTTCAAATTGGAAGAAAGGTGCTAA
- a CDS encoding 4-hydroxy-3-methylbut-2-enyl diphosphate reductase: MAKNLQVTIDKDSGFCFGVVYAIDMAEEILEEDGYLYCLGDIVHNDEEVARLRAKGLRIIGHEDLATLSNEKVLIRAHGEAPETYRTALENNITLIDASCPVVLKLQNRIKTSHDDNEKILIFGKHGHAEVIGLQGQTNNEALVFQDLEELDHAELPASFTLYSQTTKSVDKFYAIKEELIKRGYEVKANDTICRQVSNRYEDLGDFARQYDKIVFVSGKKSSNGKVLYDVCRQANPNSYFISDPAELDATIFQENESVGICGATSTPMWLMKDVKENLEAL; this comes from the coding sequence ATGGCTAAAAATCTTCAAGTAACAATCGATAAGGACTCTGGCTTTTGTTTTGGGGTGGTGTATGCCATCGATATGGCCGAGGAGATCCTCGAAGAGGATGGTTATCTGTATTGCCTAGGCGATATTGTGCACAACGATGAAGAGGTAGCGCGCTTGCGTGCTAAAGGCCTGCGCATTATCGGGCATGAAGACCTTGCTACCCTGAGCAACGAAAAGGTATTGATACGTGCACATGGAGAAGCGCCGGAAACCTACAGAACGGCGCTGGAAAATAATATTACCCTGATCGATGCCTCCTGCCCCGTGGTATTAAAGCTGCAAAACCGAATCAAAACGTCCCATGATGACAACGAGAAGATCTTGATTTTTGGAAAGCATGGACATGCTGAAGTTATCGGTTTGCAGGGGCAAACCAATAATGAAGCCCTTGTTTTTCAGGATTTGGAGGAGTTGGATCATGCCGAACTGCCTGCTTCTTTCACGCTATATAGCCAAACGACTAAAAGCGTGGATAAGTTCTATGCGATCAAGGAGGAGCTGATAAAAAGAGGATACGAAGTAAAGGCGAATGACACGATCTGTCGGCAGGTTTCCAATCGATATGAAGATTTGGGCGACTTTGCACGGCAGTATGATAAGATTGTCTTTGTTTCGGGCAAAAAATCTTCGAATGGCAAGGTACTTTATGATGTGTGCCGACAGGCCAACCCTAACAGTTACTTTATCTCGGATCCGGCAGAGCTGGACGCGACCATTTTTCAGGAAAATGAATCCGTGGGTATCTGCGGTGCTACCTCAACGCCTATGTGGCTGATGAAAGACGTAAAGGAAAACTTGGAAGCCTTGTAG
- a CDS encoding UDP-glucose--hexose-1-phosphate uridylyltransferase, whose product MLNFSEQPHKRKNLLTGEYILVSPHRSKRPWQGQVEDLAPDDRPQYDPKCYLCPGNARADGTINPDYKDSFVFVNDFSALLEDSSLDTFNEDNLLQAEAERGICKVISFSPRHDLTLPQMSPTEIKAVVDLWQREFRELAEHDWIKYIQIFENKGSIMGCSNPHPHGQIWAQSSLPVEIQKESEQQAIYFQKNSRTLLQDYLALELKKDERIIVNNEHFVALVPFWAAWPYETMIISKRAVPSILEFTEAEKEDLAKTLQELTIRYDNIFKTSFPYSAGMHQAPVNSGDQPEWHWHMHFYPPLLRSATVKKFMVGYEMLANPQRDITPEQAADTLKQQATVHYKAQ is encoded by the coding sequence ATGCTTAATTTTTCAGAACAACCACACAAACGTAAAAACCTATTAACAGGGGAGTATATCTTGGTTTCACCACATCGCAGCAAGCGTCCGTGGCAGGGACAAGTAGAAGATTTAGCTCCGGATGATCGTCCGCAGTACGATCCCAAATGTTATTTATGCCCCGGCAATGCCCGGGCCGACGGTACTATCAATCCAGATTATAAAGACAGTTTTGTCTTTGTCAACGACTTTTCAGCTTTATTGGAAGACAGCTCCTTGGATACCTTCAATGAGGACAATCTGCTACAGGCAGAAGCCGAACGCGGAATCTGTAAGGTGATATCCTTTTCGCCAAGGCACGACCTGACTTTGCCGCAGATGAGTCCGACAGAGATCAAGGCCGTTGTCGATCTATGGCAACGGGAATTCCGCGAACTTGCTGAACACGACTGGATCAAGTACATTCAGATTTTCGAGAACAAAGGCAGTATTATGGGCTGTAGCAATCCGCATCCGCATGGGCAAATTTGGGCGCAAAGCTCCCTGCCCGTCGAGATACAGAAGGAAAGCGAGCAGCAAGCTATCTATTTCCAAAAAAACAGCCGCACCTTATTACAGGATTATCTGGCTCTTGAATTGAAAAAGGACGAACGTATCATCGTGAACAATGAACATTTCGTGGCACTGGTGCCTTTTTGGGCGGCTTGGCCTTACGAAACCATGATCATCAGTAAACGTGCTGTGCCTTCCATCCTAGAATTTACCGAAGCAGAGAAGGAAGATCTGGCCAAGACCTTGCAGGAGTTGACCATTCGCTACGATAATATTTTCAAGACGTCTTTCCCGTATTCAGCGGGTATGCACCAAGCGCCAGTCAATAGCGGCGATCAGCCAGAATGGCATTGGCATATGCATTTTTATCCGCCCTTGTTGCGTTCTGCAACAGTAAAGAAGTTTATGGTCGGCTACGAGATGTTGGCCAACCCGCAACGTGATATCACACCAGAACAGGCCGCAGATACCTTAAAACAACAAGCAACGGTACATTACAAAGCACAGTAA
- the galK gene encoding galactokinase, whose protein sequence is MISKEQLEQRYNDVFDSKPTHVVRSPGRINIIGEHTDYNEGFVLPTAIDKAIYVAVGKREDDLIRLYAEDFKAYFELALSDIKPVEEGWPNYILGVVNQLLERGLPVGGFNMYVDGDVPLGAGLSSSAALECAAGFALNVLFDLQLQRVDIAKIGQLAEHTYAGVKCGIMDQFASVMSKAGHVVKLDCRDLSFAYTPLELGDYAILLLNTNVKHSLASSAYNDRRESCEEGVRLVQAKYPAVNSLRDVSVAMLDELVQSVDADIYTKSRFVVEENQRLNDACAALERGDLEELGRQLFRAHEGLSKEYEVSCPELDFLVEYVREFPEVLGARMMGGGFGGCTINLVKKSFQDLLIERLTPIYQSKFGLDLTAIKVVPSNGTEILI, encoded by the coding sequence ATGATTTCCAAAGAACAACTAGAACAAAGATATAACGACGTTTTTGACAGTAAACCTACGCATGTCGTGCGTTCGCCGGGCAGGATCAACATCATCGGCGAGCATACTGATTATAATGAAGGTTTTGTGTTGCCTACGGCAATTGACAAGGCTATCTATGTAGCGGTAGGCAAAAGAGAAGATGACCTTATTCGCCTTTATGCCGAGGATTTTAAAGCCTATTTTGAGCTCGCATTGAGCGATATCAAACCGGTGGAAGAGGGCTGGCCAAACTACATCTTGGGGGTAGTGAACCAACTGCTTGAGCGTGGCCTGCCTGTGGGAGGCTTTAATATGTATGTTGATGGCGACGTACCCTTAGGTGCAGGATTATCTTCATCGGCAGCCTTGGAATGTGCCGCTGGCTTTGCCTTGAATGTGCTTTTTGATCTGCAGTTGCAGCGAGTGGATATTGCCAAGATAGGACAGTTGGCCGAGCATACCTATGCAGGAGTAAAATGTGGTATTATGGATCAGTTTGCCTCGGTTATGAGCAAGGCTGGGCATGTGGTGAAACTGGATTGTCGTGATCTTTCTTTCGCATACACCCCTTTGGAGCTTGGTGACTACGCTATTCTTTTGTTGAATACGAATGTGAAGCATTCGCTAGCGTCATCGGCCTACAACGACCGACGGGAATCCTGTGAGGAGGGTGTGCGCTTGGTGCAAGCGAAGTATCCGGCGGTGAATAGCTTGCGGGATGTATCGGTAGCCATGCTGGATGAGCTTGTTCAATCCGTTGATGCGGATATCTACACGAAAAGCCGCTTTGTGGTCGAGGAAAACCAACGCTTGAACGATGCCTGCGCAGCGTTGGAGCGTGGCGATCTGGAGGAATTGGGACGGCAGCTGTTTCGTGCACATGAAGGCCTGAGCAAAGAATATGAAGTAAGTTGCCCCGAGTTGGACTTCTTGGTGGAGTATGTACGTGAATTTCCGGAGGTACTCGGTGCGCGTATGATGGGTGGCGGCTTTGGCGGCTGTACCATCAATCTAGTAAAGAAATCCTTTCAAGACCTCCTTATCGAGCGATTGACACCCATATACCAGTCGAAATTTGGGCTGGATTTGACAGCCATAAAAGTAGTTCCATCCAACGGAACGGAAATATTGATATAA
- a CDS encoding aldose epimerase family protein — protein sequence MMKKTLLLIGLATSLSWTACQNQANKTTTDTELSDSGFTATIDGQEAKLFTLQNSKGAKATFTNFGARIVSLWVPDKDGKLTDVVLGFNKAVDYHNPEEPYYGTIVGPFGNRIAKGKFSLDGEEFTLPTNNGANTLHGGFKGVHFAAWEGKQEGENKLTFSYTLPDKNEGFPGNIAMTVTYTLTDDNALEIAYSATTDKKTVVNLTNHAYFNLNGEGSGTILNHSLQIYGDQYTPVDSTLIPTGELAAVKGTPFDFSQAKTIGRDIEQKDEQLRYGGGYDHNFVLRGDKVDQLNHAATLIGDKTGIKMDIYTEEPGLQFYSGNFMAEKVTLKNGKKDAFRTGLCLETQHFPDAPNQTSFASTVLEPGQTYTTKSIYKFSL from the coding sequence ATGATGAAAAAAACATTGCTGTTAATAGGCTTGGCGACGAGCCTTTCTTGGACGGCTTGCCAAAATCAAGCGAACAAAACTACAACGGATACCGAGCTTTCGGACAGCGGCTTTACCGCCACGATCGACGGTCAGGAGGCTAAGCTGTTCACCTTGCAGAATAGCAAGGGGGCAAAGGCTACCTTTACCAATTTTGGCGCGCGTATTGTCTCGCTTTGGGTGCCTGATAAGGATGGGAAATTAACAGATGTTGTGCTTGGATTTAACAAGGCCGTGGATTACCACAATCCGGAGGAACCTTATTATGGAACGATTGTAGGGCCTTTTGGTAACCGTATCGCTAAAGGCAAATTCTCCTTAGATGGGGAAGAGTTCACCCTGCCCACGAATAATGGAGCAAACACCTTACACGGTGGATTTAAAGGCGTGCATTTTGCTGCTTGGGAAGGAAAGCAGGAAGGCGAGAATAAGTTGACCTTTTCCTACACACTGCCAGACAAAAATGAGGGTTTTCCCGGGAATATTGCCATGACTGTGACCTACACGTTGACAGATGACAATGCATTGGAGATTGCCTATAGCGCGACGACGGATAAGAAAACCGTGGTAAACCTGACGAATCATGCTTATTTCAACTTGAATGGTGAGGGTAGTGGTACCATCTTGAACCATAGCTTGCAAATCTATGGCGATCAATATACGCCTGTAGATAGCACCTTGATTCCCACCGGCGAATTGGCGGCTGTAAAAGGTACGCCCTTTGATTTCTCACAGGCTAAGACCATTGGTCGTGATATTGAGCAGAAGGACGAGCAATTGCGCTATGGCGGAGGATATGACCACAATTTTGTGCTTCGCGGCGATAAAGTGGATCAGCTAAACCACGCTGCTACCTTAATTGGTGATAAAACAGGGATCAAGATGGATATTTATACCGAAGAGCCTGGTTTGCAGTTTTATAGCGGGAATTTTATGGCCGAGAAGGTGACCTTGAAGAACGGCAAAAAAGATGCCTTCCGCACAGGATTGTGTTTGGAAACGCAGCACTTCCCAGATGCGCCGAATCAAACGAGTTTTGCCTCTACCGTTTTGGAGCCCGGACAAACGTATACGACAAAGTCGATTTACAAATTTAGTTTGTAA